From Bacillus rossius redtenbacheri isolate Brsri chromosome 16, Brsri_v3, whole genome shotgun sequence, a single genomic window includes:
- the LOC134540135 gene encoding cytoplasmic tRNA 2-thiolation protein 2-A isoform X1, with amino-acid sequence MCSVFEADVDTNGLMEEKNRQEITGKMCRKCSQVKADVNLRVKDAYCRECFLLTCTHKFRAELGKSKLMRAHDHGLVAHSGGQSSSALLHLVWAGLRGHSHKKLFFRASVLYVDEGAVLAQSLEERRRICSDVRERVEKLGFPFYVATLSSALQRNETSDPGSELRVDPGADAELSNLVESARELTAKEDLLQKLRNNLIVSVGEHLKCTKVFLAENCDQIATKILANVSLGRGAQLPLDVGFCNNLRSGMQILRPLRTFSKKEVAFYNLYNKLETVTIPSLQTKLDSHASIQRLTERFVAELQENFPATVSTVFRTGDKLAGQRCHEADESCALCQGCLDTKEQQSSALQATNFSRLVSTLGPSGFAGGSVEASPAAGNVRPAGDSCECSGRCSPGVSRQDVNHALCYGCRLIVNSMAVLDHLPQNVLSTARKKVALGEMRKEIENFLL; translated from the exons atgTGTAGCGTTTTCGAAGCTGACGTGGATACGAATGGCTTAATGGAAGAAAAGAATAGACaagaaat AACGGGAAAGATGTGCAGAAAGTGCAGTCAAGTTAAAGCAGATGTTAACTTAAGAGTCAAGGATGCATATTGCAG GGAGTGTTTCCTGCTCACGTGCACGCACAAGTTCCGCGCCGAACTGGGCAAGTCGAAGCTCATGCGAGCGCACGATCACGGGCTGGTCGCCCACTCGGGCGGGCAGTCCAGCTCGGCCCTGCTGCACCTCGTCTGGGCGGGGCTCCGAGGACACTCGCACAAGAAGCTGTTCTTCAGGGCATCCGTCCTCTATGTCGACG AAGGAGCTGTTTTGGCCCAGTCGCTCGAAGAACGCAGGAGGATTTGCTCGGACGTGAGGGAACGGGTCGAAAAGCTGGGGTTCCCGTTCTACGTGGCAACACTGTCGAGCGCTCTACAGCGGAACGAAACCTCGGACCCGGGGAGTGAACTACGCGTAGACCCCGGCGCTGACGCAGAGCTGTCCAACCTCGTCGAGAGTGCCAGGGAATTGACGGCCAAAGAGGATTTGCTGCAGAAACTGCG aaataatTTGATTGTGTCAGTTGGTGAACACCTGAAATGCACAAAAGTATTTCTAGCAGAAAATTGTGACCAGATAGCAACAAAAATACTTGCAAACGTATCGCTTGGAAGGGGCGCTCAGCTGCCTTTAGATGTG GGCTTTTGCAACAATTTGCGTTCGGGAATGCAGATTCTCCGGCCACTTCGCACTTTTTCTAAGAAAGAAGTTGCGTTTTATAACTTATACAATAAGTTGGAGACTGTGACAATACCCTCGCTTCAAACAAAG TTGGACTCGCACGCGAGCATCCAGCGGCTGACGGAGAGGTTCGTGGCGGAGCTGCAGGAGAACTTCCCGGCCACCGTGTCCACGGTGTTCCGCACCGGGGACAAGCTGGCGGGGCAGCGGTGCCACGAAGCGGATGAGAGCTGTGCGCTCTGCCAG GGGTGTCTTGACACGAAAGAGCAGCAGTCGTCTGCTCTTCAAGCCACCAACTTCTCCAGGTTGGTTTCGACGCTCGGCCCGTCCGGGTTCGCAGGGGGGAGTGTTGAAGCAAGCCCGGCCGCGGGCAACGTAAGGCCTGCTGGTGACAGCTGTGAGTGCAGCGGTCGTTGTTCTCCCGGCGTCTCCAGGCAGGACGTGAACCACGCCTTGTGTTACGGCTGTCGGTTGATAGTCAACAGTATG GCTGTGCTTGACCATCTGCCACAAAATGTTCTCTCCACTGCGAGAAAGAAAGTTGCTCTTGGTGAGATGAGGAAGGAAATTGAAAactttcttttataa
- the LOC134540135 gene encoding cytoplasmic tRNA 2-thiolation protein 2-A isoform X2 — MCRKCSQVKADVNLRVKDAYCRECFLLTCTHKFRAELGKSKLMRAHDHGLVAHSGGQSSSALLHLVWAGLRGHSHKKLFFRASVLYVDEGAVLAQSLEERRRICSDVRERVEKLGFPFYVATLSSALQRNETSDPGSELRVDPGADAELSNLVESARELTAKEDLLQKLRNNLIVSVGEHLKCTKVFLAENCDQIATKILANVSLGRGAQLPLDVGFCNNLRSGMQILRPLRTFSKKEVAFYNLYNKLETVTIPSLQTKLDSHASIQRLTERFVAELQENFPATVSTVFRTGDKLAGQRCHEADESCALCQGCLDTKEQQSSALQATNFSRLVSTLGPSGFAGGSVEASPAAGNVRPAGDSCECSGRCSPGVSRQDVNHALCYGCRLIVNSMAVLDHLPQNVLSTARKKVALGEMRKEIENFLL; from the exons ATGTGCAGAAAGTGCAGTCAAGTTAAAGCAGATGTTAACTTAAGAGTCAAGGATGCATATTGCAG GGAGTGTTTCCTGCTCACGTGCACGCACAAGTTCCGCGCCGAACTGGGCAAGTCGAAGCTCATGCGAGCGCACGATCACGGGCTGGTCGCCCACTCGGGCGGGCAGTCCAGCTCGGCCCTGCTGCACCTCGTCTGGGCGGGGCTCCGAGGACACTCGCACAAGAAGCTGTTCTTCAGGGCATCCGTCCTCTATGTCGACG AAGGAGCTGTTTTGGCCCAGTCGCTCGAAGAACGCAGGAGGATTTGCTCGGACGTGAGGGAACGGGTCGAAAAGCTGGGGTTCCCGTTCTACGTGGCAACACTGTCGAGCGCTCTACAGCGGAACGAAACCTCGGACCCGGGGAGTGAACTACGCGTAGACCCCGGCGCTGACGCAGAGCTGTCCAACCTCGTCGAGAGTGCCAGGGAATTGACGGCCAAAGAGGATTTGCTGCAGAAACTGCG aaataatTTGATTGTGTCAGTTGGTGAACACCTGAAATGCACAAAAGTATTTCTAGCAGAAAATTGTGACCAGATAGCAACAAAAATACTTGCAAACGTATCGCTTGGAAGGGGCGCTCAGCTGCCTTTAGATGTG GGCTTTTGCAACAATTTGCGTTCGGGAATGCAGATTCTCCGGCCACTTCGCACTTTTTCTAAGAAAGAAGTTGCGTTTTATAACTTATACAATAAGTTGGAGACTGTGACAATACCCTCGCTTCAAACAAAG TTGGACTCGCACGCGAGCATCCAGCGGCTGACGGAGAGGTTCGTGGCGGAGCTGCAGGAGAACTTCCCGGCCACCGTGTCCACGGTGTTCCGCACCGGGGACAAGCTGGCGGGGCAGCGGTGCCACGAAGCGGATGAGAGCTGTGCGCTCTGCCAG GGGTGTCTTGACACGAAAGAGCAGCAGTCGTCTGCTCTTCAAGCCACCAACTTCTCCAGGTTGGTTTCGACGCTCGGCCCGTCCGGGTTCGCAGGGGGGAGTGTTGAAGCAAGCCCGGCCGCGGGCAACGTAAGGCCTGCTGGTGACAGCTGTGAGTGCAGCGGTCGTTGTTCTCCCGGCGTCTCCAGGCAGGACGTGAACCACGCCTTGTGTTACGGCTGTCGGTTGATAGTCAACAGTATG GCTGTGCTTGACCATCTGCCACAAAATGTTCTCTCCACTGCGAGAAAGAAAGTTGCTCTTGGTGAGATGAGGAAGGAAATTGAAAactttcttttataa